From a single Lolium rigidum isolate FL_2022 chromosome 7, APGP_CSIRO_Lrig_0.1, whole genome shotgun sequence genomic region:
- the LOC124674085 gene encoding oryzain alpha chain-like: MRSSRSLLASAAAVLLLLLLSLAAAADMSIVSYGERSEEETRRVYAEWMAQHGRTYNALGEEDRRFQVFRDNLRYIDQHNTAADAGLHSFRLGLNRFADTTNQEYRARYLGVRSKPERQRKLSTRYQADDSEELPESFDWREKGAVVEVKDQGDCGSSWAFSAIAAVEGINQIVTGQLISLSEQELVDCDTLYNAGCDGGLMDDAFVFIMNNKGIGTTQDYPYIAKGNHYCAANKNKTTVTIDDCNDVPMYSEKSLQKAVSNQPISVAIDGRGREFQLYESGILSTCGSDVDRAATVVGYGSENGKDYWIVKESLGIGWGESGYVRMERNVKTISGTCGITFWPCYPIKNQTEPLNTGPKHTLAKPHQAFSASAAMGKKSSL, from the exons ATGAGGAGCTCGAGATCTCTCCTGGCCTCGGCAGCggcggtgctgctgctgctgctgctgtcgctGGCGGCTGCGGCGGATATGTCGATCGTGTCGTACGGGGAGAGGAGCGAGGAGGAGACGCGGCGGGTGTACGCGGAGTGGATGGCGCAGCACGGTAGGACTTACAACGCCCTCGGCGAGGAGGACCGCCGGTTCCAGGTGTTCAGGGACAACCTACGCTACATCGACCAGCACAACACCGCCGCTGACGCCGGCCTTCACTCCTTCCGCCTGGGGCTCAACCGCTTCGCCGACACCACCAACCAGGAGTACCGTGCTAGGTACCTCGGTGTTCGGAGCAAGCCGGAGAGGCAGAGGAAGCTGAGCACCAGGTACCAGGCCGACGACAGCGAGGAGCTGCCGGAGTCGTTCGATTGGAGGGAGAAGGGAGCGGTTGTCGAGGTCAAGGACCAGGGCGATTGTG GGAGCAGCTGGGCCTTTTCAGCAATAGCAGCTGTTGAAGGAATCAACCAGATTGTTACGGGCCAGCTCATTTCCTTGTCCGAGCAAGAGCTGGTTGACTGCGACACTTTATACAATGCGGGGTGCGATGGAGGTCTAATGGATGATGCATTCGTGTTCATCATGAACAATAAAGGGATCGGCACGACACAGGACTACCCTTACATTGCCAAGGGCAACCACTATTGTGCTGCTAACAAG AATAAGACGACTGTTACAATTGATGACTGCAATGATGTGCCCATGTACAGTGAAAAGAGCCTGCAAAAGGCAGTTTCAAACCAGCCAATCAGTGTTGCAATTGACGGCAGGGGCAGAGAATTCCAACTCTATGAGTCG GGTATCTTATCAACCTGCGGATCAGACGTTGACCGTGCAGCCACTGTTGTTGGCTATGGTTCGGAAAATGGCAAGGACTACTGGATCGTGAAGGAGTCCTTGGGCATCGGCTGGGGTGAGTCTGGCTATGTCCGGATGGAGCGCAATGTCAAGACAATCAGTGGCACATGTGGAATCACCTTTTGGCCTTGTTACCCAATCAAGAACCAGACGGAGCCCCTAAACACTGGCCCTAAGCATACCCTTGCCAAGCCGCACCAAGCTTTCTCTGCCAGTGCAGCTATGGGCAAGAAGAGCAGCTTGTGA